A region of Nocardioides sp. JS614 DNA encodes the following proteins:
- a CDS encoding VOC family protein, translating into MSNVPGAPTWIELFAADTDTARTFYGELFGWTVQGSGPEYGGYAQFLRDGAPVAGLMRNEVGLPDTWSVYLRSTDVAATVASARQHGGQVVVEPMQVGDLGHMAVVADPSGAAVGVWQPLAFEGTAVRAEVGAPSWFELHTTDYPAAVAFYRDVFGWSTHQMSDTPEFRYTTLGRDDDALAGIMDATGHFDGAPSTWVFYVQVADADATVARAVELGGSLLPDSGPHDTPYGRLAVLADPAGVQLSVVGPNRG; encoded by the coding sequence ATGAGCAACGTCCCCGGAGCACCGACCTGGATCGAGCTGTTCGCGGCCGACACCGACACCGCCCGCACCTTCTACGGCGAGCTGTTCGGCTGGACGGTCCAAGGCAGCGGCCCGGAGTACGGCGGCTACGCGCAGTTCCTGCGCGACGGCGCGCCCGTCGCCGGGCTGATGCGCAACGAGGTGGGCCTGCCCGACACGTGGTCGGTGTACCTGCGCAGCACCGACGTCGCGGCCACGGTCGCCTCGGCCCGGCAGCACGGCGGCCAGGTCGTCGTCGAGCCGATGCAGGTGGGCGACCTCGGCCACATGGCGGTCGTCGCCGACCCCTCCGGGGCCGCGGTCGGCGTCTGGCAGCCGCTGGCGTTCGAGGGCACCGCCGTCCGCGCCGAGGTGGGCGCGCCGTCCTGGTTCGAGCTGCACACGACCGACTACCCGGCGGCGGTCGCCTTCTACCGCGACGTGTTCGGCTGGTCCACACACCAGATGAGCGACACCCCGGAGTTCCGGTACACGACGCTCGGCAGGGACGACGACGCGCTCGCCGGCATCATGGACGCCACCGGACACTTCGACGGGGCGCCGTCGACCTGGGTGTTCTACGTGCAGGTCGCGGACGCCGACGCCACCGTCGCCCGCGCCGTCGAGCTCGGCGGCAGCCTGCTCCCGGACAGCGGCCCGCACGACACGCCGTACGGCCGGCTGGCCGTGCTCGCCGACCCGGCCGGGGTGCAGCTCAGCGTCGTGGGCCCGAACCGGGGGTGA
- the ku gene encoding non-homologous end joining protein Ku — protein sequence MRAIWKGAVSFGLVSVPVKLYAATESHDVSFRQVHAKDGGRIKYQRVCSLDGEEVAYADIAKGYETEDGEMVVLTDDDMAELPSTSSREIAVEKFVPSEQIDPMLFEKSYYLEPEKSGAKPYALLRQALLDADRMAVVTVALRQRTTVGVLRVKDADNGQVIVLQTMMWPDEIRTPDFVVDAGEVKPAEVKMANMLVETLAGDFDPAEFEDDYAEAVEALVKAKVEGGEVKRTPTSTKSSGEVVDLLAALQRSVDAAKSARGEETAAGPRDDSEEEAEDQTEPTKKTAAKKSAAKRAPAKKTAAKKSAATKAATKAPAKKAAKKAPARKAS from the coding sequence ATGCGTGCGATCTGGAAGGGCGCGGTGTCGTTCGGGCTCGTCAGCGTGCCCGTGAAGCTGTACGCCGCGACGGAGTCCCACGACGTCTCGTTCCGGCAGGTGCATGCCAAGGACGGCGGGCGGATCAAGTACCAGCGGGTGTGCTCGCTGGACGGCGAGGAGGTCGCCTACGCCGACATCGCCAAGGGCTACGAGACCGAGGACGGCGAGATGGTGGTCCTCACCGACGACGACATGGCCGAGCTGCCGTCGACGTCGTCGCGCGAGATCGCGGTCGAGAAGTTCGTGCCGTCCGAGCAGATCGACCCGATGCTGTTCGAGAAGTCCTACTACCTCGAGCCGGAGAAGTCCGGCGCCAAGCCCTACGCGCTGCTGCGCCAGGCGCTGCTCGACGCCGACCGGATGGCGGTCGTCACGGTCGCGCTCCGCCAGCGCACCACGGTCGGCGTGCTGCGGGTGAAGGACGCCGACAACGGACAGGTGATCGTGCTGCAGACCATGATGTGGCCCGACGAGATCCGCACCCCGGACTTCGTGGTGGACGCCGGCGAGGTCAAGCCGGCCGAGGTCAAGATGGCGAACATGCTGGTCGAGACGCTGGCCGGGGACTTCGACCCGGCGGAGTTCGAGGACGACTATGCCGAGGCGGTCGAGGCGCTGGTGAAGGCCAAGGTCGAGGGCGGCGAGGTCAAGCGCACACCGACGTCGACCAAGTCCTCCGGCGAGGTCGTCGACCTGCTCGCCGCGCTGCAGCGCTCGGTGGACGCCGCGAAGTCCGCCCGCGGCGAGGAGACCGCGGCCGGTCCCCGGGACGACTCCGAGGAGGAGGCCGAGGACCAGACCGAGCCCACGAAGAAGACCGCCGCCAAGAAGTCGGCGGCAAAGAGGGCACCCGCGAAGAAGACCGCCGCCAAGAAGTCGGCGGCCACGAAGGCCGCCACGAAGGCACCCGCCAAGAAGGCCGCCAAGAAGGCACCGGCCCGCAAGGCCAGCTGA
- the ligD gene encoding non-homologous end-joining DNA ligase: MAQPEKEEVRVQVDGRTLTISNLYKVLYPRTGTTKGEVLNYYAQVAPTLLPHLAGRCVTRIRWPHGVHEGSFFEKNAPAGTPSWVRTAEVPTTGSRAQSSSDTLVFPIIEDLATLTWLVNLAALELHVHQWTVDRSGRPRGADRVVVDLDPGEPAGLHECCRVALMVRDRLAERGLAAKPVTSGSKGLHLYADLPERVPSEDSSALAKAVAEELQGEHPALVTATMTKARRAGKVFLDWSQNAGSKTTVSPYSLRGRELPTVATPLAWAEVEAGAQDPMALRQFRFDEVLERVQEHGDLFAGPR, from the coding sequence ATGGCGCAGCCCGAGAAGGAGGAGGTCCGGGTCCAGGTGGACGGCCGGACCCTCACCATCAGCAACCTGTACAAGGTGCTCTACCCCCGCACCGGCACCACGAAGGGGGAGGTCCTCAACTACTACGCCCAGGTCGCGCCGACGCTGCTGCCGCACCTCGCGGGGCGCTGCGTCACCCGGATCCGATGGCCGCACGGCGTGCACGAGGGCAGCTTCTTCGAGAAGAACGCCCCAGCCGGCACCCCGTCGTGGGTGCGGACCGCCGAGGTCCCCACGACCGGCAGCCGCGCCCAGTCCAGCTCCGATACCTTGGTCTTCCCGATCATCGAGGACCTGGCGACCCTCACCTGGCTGGTCAACCTCGCGGCCCTCGAGCTGCACGTGCACCAGTGGACCGTCGACCGCAGCGGCCGCCCGCGGGGCGCGGACCGGGTCGTCGTCGACCTCGACCCGGGGGAGCCGGCCGGCCTGCACGAGTGCTGCCGGGTCGCCCTGATGGTGCGCGACCGGCTCGCCGAGCGCGGGCTGGCGGCCAAGCCGGTCACCAGCGGCAGCAAGGGCCTGCACCTGTACGCCGACCTGCCGGAGCGGGTGCCGTCCGAGGACTCCTCGGCGCTGGCCAAGGCGGTCGCCGAGGAGCTCCAGGGGGAGCACCCGGCGCTGGTGACCGCGACCATGACCAAGGCCCGGCGCGCGGGGAAGGTGTTCCTGGACTGGTCGCAGAACGCCGGCTCGAAGACCACCGTCTCGCCGTACTCCCTGCGGGGGCGAGAGCTGCCCACGGTCGCGACGCCGCTCGCCTGGGCCGAGGTCGAGGCGGGCGCCCAGGACCCGATGGCGCTGCGCCAGTTCCGCTTCGACGAGGTGCTCGAGCGCGTCCAGGAGCACGGCGACCTGTTCGCCGGC
- a CDS encoding L,D-transpeptidase family protein, with amino-acid sequence MARSLLMSVGTPFVLAVALAATVLVAPPPAQAARDHVRLDGVDVRLRPGTTQVVTVNHTRGYRARVTWWVRTGEGWQKRMRATDGRIGYGGLVVGRHRRQGTGTTPLGTYDLPSAFGTHRARPGWDLDYRKIRKGDFWVQDNASDHYNRYRNKRQGGFRWWLPAGDPNSSERLSDYPVQYEWSIVTGFNGRQVRHRGSGIFLHVNGSGATAGCVSAPRWFIKSLMDRLDPDRKPVIAIGR; translated from the coding sequence ATGGCCCGTTCACTCCTGATGTCCGTCGGCACGCCCTTCGTTCTCGCGGTCGCGCTGGCCGCGACCGTGCTCGTCGCGCCGCCTCCGGCGCAGGCGGCGCGCGACCACGTCCGCCTCGACGGCGTCGACGTCCGCCTGCGCCCGGGCACCACCCAGGTCGTCACCGTCAACCACACCCGGGGCTACCGGGCCCGGGTGACCTGGTGGGTGCGGACCGGCGAGGGCTGGCAGAAGCGGATGCGGGCCACCGACGGCCGGATCGGGTACGGCGGGCTGGTCGTCGGCCGGCACCGCAGGCAGGGCACCGGCACGACTCCGCTGGGCACCTACGACCTGCCCTCGGCGTTCGGCACGCACCGCGCGCGGCCGGGCTGGGACCTCGACTACCGCAAGATCCGGAAGGGCGACTTCTGGGTGCAGGACAACGCGTCGGACCACTACAACCGGTACCGCAACAAGCGCCAGGGCGGCTTCCGCTGGTGGCTGCCGGCCGGCGACCCGAACTCCTCCGAGCGGCTCTCCGACTACCCCGTCCAGTACGAGTGGTCGATCGTCACCGGTTTCAACGGCCGCCAGGTCCGCCACCGCGGGTCCGGGATCTTCTTGCACGTCAACGGCTCGGGCGCGACGGCCGGCTGCGTGAGCGCACCGCGCTGGTTCATCAAGTCGCTGATGGACCGCCTCGACCCGGACCGGAAGCCCGTGATCGCGATCGGCCGCTGA
- the ligD gene encoding non-homologous end-joining DNA ligase produces MRPMLATHGRQVPTGEAWAHEVKWDGVRALTEVRDGALRMTSRNENAITIAWPELATSPLGDRDLLVDGEIIALNERGLPDFRTLQDRMHVRKAATAARLSREVPATYMVFDVLRIDGRDLTGEPLDVRRELLAGLGLDGTWQVPGSYDDGPMLFEATLQQGFEGIVSKRRSSRYAFGERSPHWLKFAHRHRVSYVVGGWRPQEGTADRLASLLVGEPTADGLLYRGRVGSGIGPKQGRALAELVARLGRPASPFADEVPRADAQGTRWLEPVLVVDIDTHGRGYQRLRQPSFQGVRSDLTPEDLCST; encoded by the coding sequence ATGCGCCCGATGCTCGCCACCCATGGTCGGCAGGTCCCGACGGGGGAGGCCTGGGCGCACGAGGTGAAGTGGGACGGGGTCCGCGCGCTGACCGAGGTGCGCGACGGCGCGCTGCGGATGACCAGCCGCAACGAGAACGCGATCACGATCGCCTGGCCCGAGCTCGCGACCAGCCCGCTGGGTGATCGCGACCTGCTCGTGGATGGCGAGATCATCGCGCTCAACGAGCGCGGGCTGCCGGACTTCCGCACCCTCCAGGACCGGATGCACGTGCGCAAGGCGGCCACGGCGGCCCGGCTCTCGCGGGAGGTGCCCGCGACCTACATGGTCTTCGACGTGCTCCGGATCGACGGTCGCGACCTGACCGGCGAGCCGCTCGACGTACGCCGGGAGCTGCTCGCCGGCCTCGGCCTGGACGGCACCTGGCAGGTGCCGGGCTCCTACGACGACGGGCCGATGCTGTTCGAGGCCACCCTCCAGCAGGGCTTCGAGGGCATCGTCAGCAAGCGCCGCAGCTCCCGCTACGCCTTCGGCGAGCGTTCGCCGCACTGGCTGAAGTTCGCGCACCGGCACCGGGTCTCCTACGTGGTGGGCGGGTGGCGCCCCCAGGAGGGCACCGCCGACCGGCTCGCCTCGCTGCTCGTGGGGGAGCCGACCGCCGACGGGCTGCTCTACCGTGGCCGGGTGGGCAGCGGGATCGGGCCGAAGCAGGGGCGTGCGCTGGCCGAGCTGGTGGCCCGGCTCGGCCGCCCCGCCAGCCCGTTCGCCGACGAGGTGCCGCGCGCCGACGCGCAGGGCACCCGCTGGCTGGAGCCGGTCCTGGTCGTGGACATCGACACCCACGGTCGTGGGTACCAGCGCCTGCGCCAGCCCTCGTTCCAGGGGGTTCGCTCCGACCTCACCCCGGAGGACCTGTGCTCCACCTGA